One region of Dissulfurirhabdus thermomarina genomic DNA includes:
- a CDS encoding glycosyltransferase, with product MSAVAGRIRVLHVLARYKGDYPLFNRVVRGLDPAVFSHVVCYLSGPVPADEELRRSGFDVRVMPYGARQLRRFRPGLVRRLRRLARETGAHVVHAHRYRPTLYALLAARGLPGLRVVASVHGLNRFRSASRRLADRLLWPGLDRVVAVSEGVRRDVLAAHPWFPEARVRVIYNGIDVAAFARPGVDRAEARRRLGLPAEGWIWGTAGRLSPVKGHDVLLRAWAEGGLGARGASLALAGAGPLRDGLEVLAADLGIRGQVAFLGELRDMPLFYAALDGFVFPSRHEGFGLALVEALAAGLPAVASAVGGIPEVLGPLPAAGAAALVPPDDPGALAAALARFMEADAARRGTAAAAARARAGVFDAARMLASLADLYRELVP from the coding sequence GTGAGCGCCGTGGCCGGGCGGATCCGGGTCCTCCACGTCCTCGCCCGTTACAAGGGGGACTACCCCCTCTTCAACCGGGTGGTCCGCGGCCTGGATCCCGCCGTCTTCTCCCACGTGGTCTGCTACCTCTCCGGCCCGGTGCCGGCGGACGAGGAACTCCGGCGCTCTGGGTTCGACGTGCGCGTGATGCCCTACGGGGCCCGGCAGCTCCGCCGCTTCCGGCCGGGGCTCGTCCGGCGGCTCCGGCGGCTTGCCCGGGAAACCGGGGCCCACGTGGTCCATGCCCACCGGTACCGGCCCACCCTCTACGCCCTGCTGGCCGCCCGGGGCCTTCCGGGTCTCCGGGTGGTGGCCTCGGTCCACGGCCTGAACCGGTTCCGGTCGGCCTCCCGCCGGCTGGCCGACCGGCTCCTCTGGCCCGGGCTCGACCGGGTGGTGGCGGTCTCGGAGGGCGTGCGGCGGGATGTCCTGGCGGCCCATCCCTGGTTCCCGGAGGCCCGGGTCCGGGTGATCTACAACGGGATCGACGTGGCCGCCTTCGCCCGACCCGGGGTGGACAGGGCCGAGGCGCGGCGCCGGCTGGGGCTCCCGGCGGAAGGGTGGATCTGGGGAACGGCGGGGCGGCTTTCGCCCGTGAAGGGCCACGACGTCCTCCTTCGGGCCTGGGCGGAGGGCGGCCTCGGCGCCCGGGGGGCGTCCCTCGCCCTGGCCGGGGCGGGGCCCCTCCGGGACGGGCTCGAGGTCCTCGCCGCCGATCTGGGGATCCGGGGACAGGTGGCCTTCCTCGGAGAGCTGCGGGATATGCCGCTTTTCTACGCGGCCCTGGACGGGTTCGTCTTCCCCTCCCGCCACGAGGGCTTCGGGCTCGCCCTGGTGGAGGCCCTGGCCGCTGGGCTTCCCGCCGTGGCCTCGGCGGTGGGGGGGATCCCCGAGGTGCTGGGCCCGCTCCCGGCGGCGGGCGCCGCCGCCCTGGTGCCGCCGGATGATCCCGGCGCCCTGGCGGCGGCCTTGGCGCGCTTCATGGAGGCCGACGCCGCCCGCCGGGGCACGGCCGCCGCGGCCGCCCGGGCGCGGGCCGGGGTCTTCGACGCGGCCCGGATGCTGGCCTCCCTCGCCGATCTCTACCGGGAGCTCGTGCCGTGA
- a CDS encoding glycosyltransferase family 4 protein, which yields MKVAVQIEHLDPARGGAETYAALLCRDLVSHGIDVEVQAASWRDPPPGVRMVRVPVRGATRWRRWISFCEGCRRLARAGGADRVLAINRGGGMDVFQPHGGTVAGSQRQNVRRRRGAVARALCRAAYRLGPKAVAARRIDAAMYASGAVPVALSRMVADDMVRVHGVPRDRIRLLYNGVDTERFHPEVLAGLRDEARRAWGLPPEAVVFALVAHNFALKGVDALVRAAERLAPGRDVRFLVAGRGRPGPYLRRARPEARRRFVFTGPVPEVERVYAAADAYVHPTWYDPCSLVVLEAMAGGLPVVTTRFNGAGELVEEGVAGVVLESPADLEGLARALGDLLDGDRRRAMGRAARRIAERHPWSRHFTELRRILLEAGP from the coding sequence GTGAAGGTGGCCGTCCAGATCGAGCACCTCGACCCCGCCCGTGGCGGGGCCGAGACCTACGCGGCGCTCTTGTGCCGGGACCTCGTCTCCCACGGGATCGACGTGGAGGTCCAGGCCGCGAGTTGGCGGGATCCGCCGCCCGGGGTCCGCATGGTGCGGGTCCCGGTCCGGGGGGCGACCCGGTGGCGGCGCTGGATCTCCTTCTGCGAGGGGTGCCGGCGGCTCGCCCGGGCCGGGGGCGCCGACCGGGTGCTCGCCATCAACCGCGGCGGCGGCATGGACGTCTTCCAGCCCCACGGGGGGACCGTGGCCGGGAGCCAGCGGCAGAACGTGCGCCGACGCCGGGGGGCCGTGGCCCGGGCGCTGTGCCGCGCCGCCTACCGGCTGGGCCCCAAGGCCGTGGCCGCGCGGCGGATCGATGCCGCCATGTACGCCTCCGGCGCGGTCCCCGTGGCCTTGAGCCGCATGGTGGCCGACGACATGGTCCGGGTGCACGGCGTGCCGAGGGACCGGATCCGCCTCCTCTACAACGGGGTCGACACCGAGCGGTTCCACCCGGAGGTCTTGGCCGGCCTCCGCGACGAGGCGCGGCGGGCCTGGGGGCTTCCCCCGGAGGCCGTGGTCTTCGCACTGGTGGCCCACAACTTCGCCCTGAAGGGGGTCGACGCCCTGGTCCGGGCCGCGGAACGGCTGGCCCCGGGGCGCGACGTCCGCTTCCTGGTGGCGGGCCGGGGGCGCCCGGGGCCCTATCTCCGCCGGGCCCGCCCGGAGGCCCGGCGCCGCTTCGTCTTCACCGGGCCGGTGCCCGAGGTGGAGCGGGTCTACGCCGCCGCCGACGCCTACGTCCATCCCACGTGGTACGATCCCTGTTCCCTCGTGGTCCTGGAGGCCATGGCCGGCGGGCTGCCCGTGGTGACCACCCGGTTCAACGGCGCCGGGGAGCTGGTGGAGGAAGGGGTCGCCGGGGTCGTCCTCGAAAGCCCCGCCGACCTGGAGGGGCTGGCCCGGGCCCTCGGGGACCTCCTCGACGGGGACCGACGGCGGGCCATGGGGCGGGCGGCGCGCCGGATCGCCGAACGCCACCCCTGGAGCCGGCACTTCACCGAGCTCCGGCGGATCCTCCTGGAGGCCGGGCCGTGA
- a CDS encoding lipopolysaccharide kinase InaA family protein: MRTRPADLPGSADLDRLRCGRLPPGWETVPASRDAWVARRRDPPGLFFKAFHPRSGMEVVKALLRGGRARRFVRGTERLRSLGFRVPEVLAWGGGRDGGGWVLTAAVPGEGAFDYWRRRLAGAPAARRRAFLAALAGEVARLHGAGVRHGDLRLDNVLVVPEGEEWRFWWLDNERTGRLLGTFGPWGRRKNLVQMNMAEDPGLTVRDRLYFFRRYAEAAGLRPGEARRLLRAVARWTARRRAATGSRG; the protein is encoded by the coding sequence ATGAGGACCCGGCCGGCGGACCTTCCCGGCTCGGCGGACCTCGATCGGCTCCGCTGCGGCCGCCTCCCCCCGGGCTGGGAGACGGTGCCCGCCTCCCGGGACGCCTGGGTCGCGCGGCGGCGCGATCCCCCGGGGCTCTTCTTCAAGGCGTTTCACCCGAGGTCCGGCATGGAGGTGGTGAAGGCCCTCCTCCGGGGCGGCCGGGCCAGGCGCTTCGTGCGCGGGACGGAGCGGCTCCGGTCCCTCGGCTTTCGGGTCCCGGAGGTCCTGGCCTGGGGCGGCGGCCGGGACGGCGGCGGGTGGGTGCTCACCGCGGCCGTCCCGGGGGAGGGGGCCTTCGATTACTGGCGCCGCCGCCTGGCCGGGGCCCCCGCCGCCCGGCGGCGGGCCTTTCTCGCCGCCCTGGCCGGCGAGGTGGCCCGCCTCCACGGGGCGGGCGTCCGCCACGGTGACCTCCGGCTCGACAACGTGCTCGTCGTCCCCGAGGGGGAGGAGTGGCGGTTCTGGTGGCTGGACAACGAGCGAACCGGCCGGCTCCTCGGCACCTTCGGGCCGTGGGGGCGCCGGAAGAACCTCGTCCAGATGAACATGGCCGAGGATCCGGGGCTCACCGTGCGCGACCGGCTCTACTTCTTCCGCCGTTACGCCGAGGCGGCCGGCCTGCGCCCCGGCGAGGCGCGGCGGCTCCTCCGGGCCGTGGCCCGCTGGACCGCCCGCCGGCGCGCGGCGACCGGGTCCCGGGGGTGA
- a CDS encoding glycosyltransferase, producing the protein MKVSVCLPTYNRRDLVAEAVASVLAQEGVAPGDLEVLVVDDGSSDGTADLLEERFGGRIRLIRRPNGGDAAARNTALRAATGDVVAFQDSDDLWHPDKLHRQLRLLAHRPEVGLVYSPKRTVDLAGREVHPPRVRCHRGRVTAALFREIFVPTPAVVVRREVVDRVGGFDETLPVASDYDYWLRASLVTDFDFVPEPLVTCRKHGGNLTAADALRNQEALLAVLERFRRAHPSAVPRAVVRRRLAREYFKTARACAAAGRGAAARAAARRSLEYGFSLRAALLAARPLREKGR; encoded by the coding sequence GTGAAGGTCAGCGTCTGCCTTCCCACCTACAACCGGCGGGACCTCGTGGCCGAGGCCGTGGCCAGCGTCCTGGCCCAGGAGGGGGTGGCGCCCGGCGATCTGGAGGTGCTGGTGGTGGACGACGGGAGCAGCGACGGGACGGCGGACCTCCTCGAGGAACGGTTCGGGGGGCGGATCCGGCTCATCCGTCGGCCCAACGGCGGGGACGCCGCCGCCCGGAACACGGCGCTCCGGGCGGCCACCGGCGACGTCGTCGCCTTCCAGGACTCCGACGACCTCTGGCACCCGGACAAGCTGCACCGCCAACTCAGGCTCCTGGCGCACCGGCCGGAGGTCGGTCTCGTCTACAGCCCGAAGCGGACCGTGGATCTCGCCGGCCGCGAGGTCCATCCCCCGAGGGTCCGCTGCCACCGGGGCCGGGTGACCGCGGCCCTCTTCCGGGAGATCTTCGTCCCGACGCCCGCCGTGGTCGTGCGCCGGGAGGTGGTGGACCGGGTGGGCGGCTTCGACGAGACCCTGCCCGTGGCCTCCGACTACGACTACTGGCTCCGGGCCTCCCTCGTCACCGACTTCGACTTCGTCCCGGAACCCCTGGTGACCTGCCGGAAGCACGGGGGCAACCTCACCGCCGCCGACGCCCTTCGGAACCAGGAGGCCCTCCTGGCCGTGCTCGAACGGTTCCGCCGGGCCCACCCCTCGGCCGTCCCCCGGGCGGTGGTGCGCCGGCGCCTGGCGCGCGAGTACTTCAAGACGGCCCGGGCGTGCGCGGCGGCCGGGCGCGGCGCCGCGGCCCGGGCCGCCGCCCGGCGGTCCTTGGAATACGGCTTTTCGCTCCGCGCGGCCCTCCTCGCCGCGCGCCCGTTGCGGGAGAAAGGGCGATGA